A window of Diadema setosum chromosome 2, eeDiaSeto1, whole genome shotgun sequence contains these coding sequences:
- the LOC140241977 gene encoding LHFPL tetraspan subfamily member 3 protein-like, translating into MANEQTKEETYAYYYHTNYIRNARAIAIAWAIFTLCFFIIMLVVFFQPYWLGDGPNARGVGYFGLYQYCVSYSTTGELSCVGGVVDYSGIGQGPDNDTVAPMAAATFFVGFAALFVALSIVAMLLFLCKSPCKTGTVFFICGTLQLCAGIFLLLGILIYPSGWDKHSAYRALCGETISYTNTAGCELRWVFYLAIIAVFDAFILAVLAYILASKQGKLYMDMHFSDYYKNSNGVHAKPKKHGTVNSTIFNTYPAVRESNRPRINGSLSKDEADGGSIPMVEDGTYAKVRPRSLRDGNSAGAADDEMSSTTRSSKSGGKSTKKSNREHDLTI; encoded by the exons ATGGCGAACGAACAAACGAAAGAAGAGACTTATGCTTACTATTATCACACAAACTACATCAGAAATGCCCGTGCTATCGCCATTGCTTGGGCCATCTTCACGCTgtgttttttcatcatcatgctGGTTGTGTTCTTCCAGCCCTACTGGCTGGGGGATGGACCCAATGCCCGGGGTGTAGGCTACTTTGGCCTCTACCAGTACTGCGTCAGTTATAGTACCACTGGGGAGCTTTCTTGCGTCGGAGGAGTGGTGGATTACAGCGGGATTGGCCAGGGGCCCGATAATGACACTGTGGCCCCGATGGCGGCTGCAACTTTCTTCGTCGGATTTGCCGCCTTGTTCGTGGCTTTATCCATCGTAGCGATGCTCCTCTTCCTCTGTAAGTCGCCATGCAAGACGGGCACCGTTTTCTTCATCTGCGGCACACTGCAACTATGTGCAG GTATCTTCCTTCTCCTTGGAATCCTCATCTACCCAAGCGGCTGGGATAAGCACTCTGCCTACCGGGCCCTGTGTGGGGAAACTATCTCCTACACTAACACCGCAGGCTGTGAGCTGAGATGGGTGTTCTACCTCGCCATCATCGCCGTTTTCGATGCCTTCATCCTGGCCGTCCTTGCCTACATCCTGGCCAGCAAGCAGGGGAAGCTCTACATGGACATGCACTTTTCTGATTACTACAAGAACA GTAACGGTGTTCACGCCAAGCCCAAGAAACATGGCACTGTTAACTCTACGATCTTCAACACTTACCCCGCTGTCCGCGAGAGCAACCGACCCCGCATCAATGGATCTCTCAGCAAAGATGAAGCTGATGGTGGCAGCATACCCATGGTAGAGGACGGAACATACGCCAAGGTAAGGCCGCGCTCCCTGCGTGACGGGAACAGCGCTGGTGCCGCAGATGATGAGATGTCGAGCACAACGCGTAGTTCGAAAAGCGGAGGAAAGTCAACGAAGAAGTCCAACAGGGAACACGACCTCACAATTTAG